The Musa acuminata AAA Group cultivar baxijiao chromosome BXJ2-2, Cavendish_Baxijiao_AAA, whole genome shotgun sequence genome contains the following window.
CTAGTCGCGAAAAGTTCATCCCAAGATGGATTTCGAATGCAACCGGGGTCCGTCCATCATAATTTCCATGAAAGAACAAACCTCGGATTAGGTATTTATCTCCTTGGATTATTCCGTTGATCGTGTAGCAATTGCGAGATCCATTAGGGAAGCTTCGCAGCGTCTCGGCCTGCACTGGAATGCCTGTTTCTAAGAACGTCTTGTTGATTTTGTAGTTTACCCCCGAGTTGATATATTTCGCGTCTGGATCGTATGTGATTCCCGTGACGGTATCATTGTAACTCGTAGATCCATCCATGCCACAGTCTATGCTCACAAAACCTGTAGAAAGGATAATACAGAAATATTAAGATGATTTACCTATAAAAGTCTACTGTGCTTTGATGTAAAGTTGGGAGGATGGGAACACTTGCTACGCACCTTGTTGGGCATTAACCTGCAGAGCTACCGCCAAGAAACCTAGAAAAATAAGAGACCTCATCTTGTGTACTGGCTTGCAGGAGTAACCAGCCATGGTTCAAGCTGTGTCTATTTATAGATAGGGTGACTCACTTGCTACGAAATTTCTGATGGATAAACATCAGAATGCAAGCAACATGCTTGTGTAAACTTATCCATGAGATCATATCTCAGTTAAACAAATGCAATCTGCACCAGAGTCAACTTAAGCAACAGGCTGCTGCTCAAAGAAAGAGAACCCGTCAAGAGTCTCTCCAACCACCCCCTCCCCACCATGATTAAGAAACGTCCTTCTTTCCACATAAACAGCTTGATGTTATCTTGATTTTGTAGTCCCCTGTAACAGTGCGTTAAATGGCACCAAATGAGTGCTTTCGAGTGGCGAACTTTTCTGATACAAGCATCCTTGTTTCTCTTTCAAATTACAAGATCCATCGACCGGAGACACCTTGTGATTGATAGAATGTAGGAACAAAAAACAACTAGAATTTAGGacatctttcctttttttttagaaCCAAGAGGATATctcagcatagagaatttaatgtATTCATGAGCTATACATTATATTAGTGCAAGCGTCACCAAAATCCAGAACTTGATTCAGCATGCTATATTTTTTATTGGGACTTAATTCCGAAGCTTGAATATACTGCTGTTTCAAGTTCTCAACCACACGTAACAATTGACTTTATAATTTAAACGTGGCGACCGAGTCCAAGTAAACCGTTTAGACTCAAATTTTAACTTGACTTTTGTCAAAATATATTTTCTCCAGTAGAGACTAACGCTCATTTGATTTGGTAAATGAATCGAGGATGGCCTacagaaattaatttttttgttaGTCGTTGTAGTTATCAGACGATCTTGAACACTATTCGTCCTTGATTGGGGATCCGCGTTTATAATTTCCTCTTCATTTGAGTGTATGATAATAGGATCATTGAGATGAGAAGAATGGAGGAAGAAAACATTTCATGTGATCACACAGAAACATGGACgatgttaaaaaaaatgatgataacaTATTATTTAACAGCATATGGATTGCATCCGAACATTGATACATCTATGTGCAGATGAACCACGACATGGCTGAGTGTGATATGAGCATGAACTCAACTTCAGTGGATCTGATAAACTGTGTAACGCATATATATCCAAAAATATTGTGTTGTCAAGAATTCCTATCTTATTACACAGCAAAGCAAGCCAACAGAACACTTGAGTTGCAACATCTTGCACCACCACACCACTTGTTCACAGAATGCACATCTACAACGCAATCACTAAGATCATTTCACTATCTTGCCATTGGACCAATCATGATATTTGTCACGTCTAAACGTGCCATCTCAACTGAGTCGTTCGAACTCTTGCAAACTCCTCCCTCCACCAAATCGCTATCGCTATTACCTCTCACCTGACTCGCCTCTGCTTGCAGACTCTCCTTCAACTGCATCACCACTTCAGACATTGTCGGCCTCTTACTTCCGTCTGTGTTGATACAACTCATAGCTATATCTATGACCTTTACGATAGAGTTGATATCATATTGTCCTTCCAGTCTTGAATCCACAACTTCACTGATGTCTGCATTGGTTAGCCTCTGCCGCACCCATTGCACTATGTGACCGCTTTCTGGGGACCTCAACACAGGGGGTTGCCCTGTCACGAGTTCCAAAAGAACAATTCCGAAGCTATATACATCACTTTTCTCGTTCAGCTGGAACGTGTTATGGTACCTGAAACGAAGCATACATTAGAATTTAATATGATCGATCGACACTAGTCAAACTGACAAAGCTCAATATTGGAAAGGAGAACTTACTCTGGATCTACGTATCCTGGTGTGCCTACAACCACATCGGTAGAGACATGAGTGCTGGCATCAGTTTGGAAAGCTTTGGATAGCCCGAAGTCTGCTATTTTGGCTTCCAGGTTGTGGTCTAAGAGAATGTTGTTGGTCTTCACATCTCGATGAATGATAGGCGGTCTGCATCCCTTGTGCAGATACTCCAACCCTGTTTGTAACTTGATCATTAGCTATATAGTTCAAGAGTTGTGGCAATAGTACTGTGAGAAGTCAAAGAGGAAGGTTGCGAATGTGGATAAACCTAGCGCGGTTTCAATCGCAATATGAAGACGTTGTCTCCAATTTAAACCTCCGCCAGCTTTATCTGAAACAAAAGTAACATTTGCACCATAATTCATCCCCTTCGTGTGCAGTGTTACGCAAGTAAGGATTTTGCGAAACCAGAATGAACAATATCACTGAAAAAAGTGAAGGTGAAAAGATTTTCTTGAAGCAACTCAGGTTTGAAAGTCTTGCTACCTGAAAGATGATCCTTGAGAGTTCCTTCGGCTACATATTCATAAACAAGACCAAGAACACTGTTGTCCATGCAGCATCCGATCAAACTGACCAAGTTTCTGTGATGAATTCTTGATAAAAGCGATACCTGCAAcctcaaaaatataaatatcattaaGTTGAAAATCGTCATCGCATTCTACTCTAGTATTTATCGAATGACATGCCTCGGCCAGAAACTCCTTGGTGCCGGCCATTGCAGAATCAGATGTTTGGGACATAGGCGACCAAGCCATCGCCTCTGCGGTGGTGTATCGAGAACTAATTTTGACTGCCACTTCCGTGCCATTCAGTAATCGGCCGTAATAAACAGTCCCAAATCCCCCTTTTCCCAAAACCCTCCCGAAGTTATTAGTGATGTTCTTCAATTCCTCGTACGTGAACCGGCGACCGTCAACTCCAACTGGTTTTTCTTCCATGGCCTTTAGTTCTTCCAACTTTAGTGGGCTAGCGGGCGTTTGCGCTGCAGGATACAAAGAACGAAACGTAAGTAACCGATGACAATGCACAATGCACTTTGGTCTGTCACTCGTTGAGCAGGTAGCACCCAAGAATATAGTGCAGTCGAGTTTGGTGAAGCTACTACCGTTCTTGTAGAAGATTATTAGGTTGTAACTTACATCGTGGAGCGTTAGGTCGTCTTCTCTTTGCCAAGTACACCAAAAATAGGATCAGTAATGCTACAAGAACTGCTCCGATCACCGCAATAGCCACAATAACAGGCGTGGCAATCTTCTTGCTCTTTTTCTCATCGTCCACACGAACATTACATGTAGCCCCATGCTGGCACAGTTGAGGGTTGTTGTCCGTTCTTGCATAAGAATAGAATCCATTGGGAATAAGCATCATCGTTACTCACAATGCACTTGAAAATGAGTTTGGGTCTGAATTGATGAGACTTACTTTAAAAGAAATAAGCCATTCTTTTGTCTGTCATAGAGATCATCAGGTATAGATCCATTGAGTTGGTTGTGTGACAAATTTCTGCATGAAAAAAAGATGATTCTGAACTATACAAATAGAATGTTCAAGTTTCCAAGAGACTTCTAAATGCTTACAGCATGCTAAGTGACTCCAAATTGGCTAGAAAACTTGGTATTGGACCTGTGAAGTTATTATACGATAAGTCCCTGAAACAAAAACAGAGAAAATAAGCCCGATAGTACACTTGTGACTGTTTCTCATCTGCAAGATGTTACTCGGTGTAGCAGAAAGAAGGTAGCAAATAGAAATTCTAATTAACTAGCTGACTCTAAGTCCTGTTCATGCTCGATCAACCACCGGCAGTATTTCCCTAGTTCAGCGATAGCTGACAAAACTCAAAATCGTCAATGATGGCCAAACTCACAAGGATTTGATGGCAGTGAGCTTTGCTAGATCACTTGGTATCGTGCCATTCAGCCCAAGAGAGGATAGGTTTCTGCAAAAGAAGATGAATTAGTGCAAGCAACAAAATCTAACCTTTTCTCTGGTTATCAAAAATTGGATAAGAAGAGGATTGGGTCTTCCACAAACAGGGGAACTTACAAGGATGTGATCCTTTGGCGTTGTTCGGAGCTAGAGAGGGAACAGGTTATCCCACTCCATGTAAACTTCTCCGGCGAGCATGGATCCCCTTGCCATTTGGTCATTTTATACATGTTCTTCAGATTCATCATAGCATCCACTGACACATTCACAAGAGAAGCATGATGCTGGGCAAGTccgaattcataaaaataatggaAAACTTGTATCTCATTAATTGACGAGATATTAAATTCGGACAGCGCTCACCAACAGTTTATCATGGATATCATATACTCTAAACCTCATTCTATAAATGTATCATTTAAGATCAAAGAGTCCGAAATCACGTCTTACGAGTTTTGAAGGTTGTGCATCAAGTCTCACCGTCAGAAAAAAAACAGAGAGAAAGAGCAACTCGGCGAAGAAAAAGACTGGAAGCCTTAGCTGAAACAGGAACTACACGACATTAAACTAAATGCGTAAGCCAAGATAAACTACCATCATTTTCGTAGGTTGCTGTGTCCGGAAGTGAAAGGAGGGTGTAGACCTCTATCGCGTTGAGGATGGGGGGAAGGGTCGAGCTACCCGAATGGTTCAAGTCAATGTCGTACTCGACCGCCGTCCCGAGGTCATACGTGAGACTTATATGAGTTGACAGGAGATATTTCGGTTGGAAATTGCTCGCTTTGAGTTCGTTGTTCACGTACACGTCCAACATTCTAGTCTGGTTGGGGCTGGGGGCGTCGAAGTCCGCGAAGTGCATGTAGACGTAGTACTCTGGACGGACGGGTCCCGGTTTGGCGGACATCAAAAGCAGCAACGAAGTGTTATCACTTGGCGTGACGGCGGTGGCCATGACGGCACCAGGCACTTGGAATTCATCTCCTGGGTTTCTCTGAATCGTCTCCGAGGAACTTATGTTGAACCAGTACGGAAAATTGGAGAAGGGCGTCCAGAAGCGATCATAAGCATCATCCGGgtacctatatatatatgtacgacCACAAACAAACAGTTCATCAGGTGATCCTACAACcaaggaaaaaagaaatgaaaactCCTTTGTGCACAGCGTGAGTCTTCTCAAGAACACTCTGATTGCGGATCATTCATTCTATATATGGCGTGCTCATGAGAGACGGTGGTCAACTGAAAGAAGTGTGGCTAATTGAGAAGAACGTTCGAgcaagaggagaaagaaaaataaataacaaaacaaaGAACTCCTATCTCGATCCGGTAGTCTTAGAGTACACTGTATCAAAAAATTGATCGAAGTGTAGGTTGATATTTTACGAGAACAAGAAAAAGGTCTTGATTTTTTTGCTTCATATGATTAGGACTTCAAAATCAAGAATCTTGCATGATCACTGAACCAGTGAGGAACAACACTCACCTTATGATGTTCGGAGCGTCCCCCATGTTCAGTCTAGTGCCAAGCACCAGGGAGTTGGTCTGATTCACATCCCTGTAAACATCTGTGCTACTAATTTGTCTCACCTCAAGCGCAGAAACGAAAGGGGTACCAGAATTAGTGTTAACCAGACAAACCGAGAAATAATCCTCCTGAGCGACAGTGATGATCTCGGCCTCAAGTAGAACTGAAGCATCAGTAATATTCACTGATCGCCAAAAGTTCACCCCAAGATGAAGGTCAAATACAACCGAAGCCAGTCCATCGTAACTGCCATGTAACAACAAAGCTCGTACGAGGTACTTTTCTCCCTGCTTTATTCCGCCGATGGTGTAACAATTGCGAGATCCATTCGGGAAGCTTCGTAGTGTCTCGGCCTGTGCTGGAGTAGTAGCATCCATGTAAGTCTTGGAAATTTTGTGGTTCACTCCCGAGTCGATGTATTTGGCGTCCGGTACGTATACGATGCCGGTGGCGGTGTCGTTGTAGCTGGAATCTCCTTCCATGCCACAGTCTATGCTCAAGAAGCCTACGAAATCATACAGACAAATACAAATTGAGATATGGTTCAAATTTTCTTAAAGCAAATTATTAGGAGGATTTACGTGGAGAAGTCAGTACGATTTGATCTTCTATGCATATAGAGAAGCTAAAGGTTTTGACTTTTTCAATCACACAAATATCTCCTTTTGTTTTGAGTTTTTATTCAGAGTGTGTTCTTTTTTAATGTCCAAAATATTCCCAAAAGTTGCCAAATAGAAAGAGAACATAATAGAAGTAAAATATGGAGCATATAATAGGTCATAAACAAGATCTAAGATCATCAAGTTCACAGCCAACAAAGGGATCTAACGTGCACAAAACCGAGACAGCCCATTGCATTATTTAAGCATCTTAAAATCTTGGCCATCAACATAGTAAAAGATACAAAATTATTATCGATCAATCATACACGAAATAATTGTCAAAGCTAATTAGTACGTAAAAAGAGATGCAAAACTCCAAACCCTCCTCCGACTGGGGCAGAGAGATGATCTACCATATTGCAAGACATGAAGAGACGGCAATAACAGCACTATAATtgctctaaaaaaaaaaagaaaaccaccGAGTTTGATTATATGTTTACCTTGCTGGGCATCAACCTGAATCGCTGCTGCCAAGAACCCTAGAAAGATAAGAGATCTCATTTTTGTGTCTGGGTGAGCAGAATCAAAGAGACACGGCATCATGGTTGAAGACCCGCCCTTTTTATATGTAGCGTCACCCAATTGCTACCAAActtcattagagagagagagagagagagagggggggcgggggttaaatacatacatacatgcctGCAACATGAttgtataaacttatgcatgagATCATGAATACGTGGTCTTTCTCAGATAAACAAATGCAAACTGCACCAAATTCAACTTATGCAAGCAGTCTGCTGACCCAAGAAAGAGAAACAGCAACAACCTCCGGCTTTTTTATAGTTCTCATCGTTTGATCTTACTTCCAATTTTTTATCTCGTATATGTCACCATCCTTCGTTGTTTTTTTAACTGCGAAGATCCATTTACTTGAGACGACTTTGCGGTTTACAAAATGGACCTTTTGGCCATCTTCCCTGTTTTACGAATTAACAAAATGAGTTTGGCCATCTTTACCAAGTCAAAGTGGAGCCCCATATTAAAATATTAGTCCACTATGATTATGACCTATTTTGACAAAGGCATACGGACATAGTTAAGAGACTTCACGGATGGAGCACTCACCATAATGTGTTTTACTTggttatatatagagagagagactgATCAAGTGGCATATTTAATAACATAGAGGATTAGTCAATCTTGAACTAAGTCTACCTCCATTGACTTGGATAATAAACTTGGTAGAAGAATTGGTTTGTGTTCTCCTCTCATATGTATTTTCAACAATAAAAATCTATGCTCTTGGAGAAAAGTTTCTCGAGTCCTTTTATACTAATACAAATCTATCACTTTCCTTTTCATTTGGGTGTAAGATAGTGGGGATACTAATTAACTTTCTCTTAATTTATGGTTCTAATTGTAATTGTAAAACTTAAAGAGGACTAATGTGAAAAAGAGACAATAAAGGTTATTTTTGAATTGCCCATCAAATTGATAAAGAAATTGTACATCCTTACTTTGACTTCTTCTATTTTGTGtctctagtgctttttaaatttaATTCGTTTTGTATATAGGTTAATTGGATTGGGATGTATGTCACAATCTAATTTTTTATAACTTCTAATTTAATGCATTACTCAACTCTTTCGTCTAATTCACATGAGTGATAATCAATTAAGTAATATCTAACGATTTCATATAACTATTTTGTTTAGATTAATTCATCCCTTAATTTCAATGCACCTGTAAAAAGGTCTTAGATGTATTTCTAAAAATTTTCTCAAATAATTTAAGAACACATAATTTTACCTAGATTCCTCTTGGATTACTAATTTAAGCACCTAAGGAGCAATTGTTAAGCATACCCTTCACATAGTTCTACAAGATGTTAGCTTCCAACCGATTACGTATTAgataattatataataattttaaatttatgattAATATATCTTATGATACACATatattcaaattttaaacttagaTTCATATAAAGATAACTTGAAAATTACAAAGGTATCAATTAGATTATCTAATAAAGATTAATGATTTATCATTACTATGTGTCTTCCATTAACAAAGCAATAATACAACTTAAATATATCAATGTCGTCGAGATCCAATTTGTTGAGATAATTAACTTATTAATTTtgtgaaatttaaaatattaatctaaaatatttaagtctTGTTTGTCATTAGAATTTTTTAAGTCAATAGGATGATCCATCATATTGTCTAGGAGAAATCCATTCACCGAAAAGACAAGaaaaaaattacttaaaaatgCAATTATTTACTTGacccaattattattattattattattattattattattattattattattattattattattattattatcagaaGATAAATACAATTATAAGCTCCAATTAATTTGTCTAATCTTTTAAAGGAGTTGCAAGCTTCCCATTAGTATATTAGAAATCGCAAGCTTCTTCTTATTGGTATTAACTCCAAATCGTTTATCAAATGGATTATTAAATCGCTTATCCTTTTTATCAACTATCACATCTTTTTATGTGACATGAAATTTATAGTAAAAATTGTGTGTCGTGTCAAATAATTCATTCATAAAAGGGAATCAAGGAAAGCTATTATGAATCACAATCGTTTACTTGACCAATGAATTATCTAATTCTTgaatgaagaaaataaaaaaaaatcacttatATCATTGTTATATACTTAACTGTGTTGAATGATTCAATCGATTGTGATCTTGATTTGGAAGCTCCTAATAGACTCATATGATCATATTATAAGATTAGTTATGTGGCATGACATTATAAAATTTCTGGATGTGATTCGAAAAAAATGAGAGAGACACTCCGTCGTGTTGCGTAGAATATATGTATTCACTGAATAGACATCAAAGAAAAATGCTACTTTAAATCACTGTCATTTGCTCTTTGAAACAGTAGCTATTTCCACACCTTATATCGACATCAATCTTTATATGAGGATGTAGAGATTTAATCGGGAGTTTCAAATATTTGTAACAAGACTTCTAGGAAAagcaaatataaaaatttaatgaTCTAATGCAGAGCAAGCCCAATAAATTTGTACAGTTATAATAATtcctattattatttttagtaaaaTTATCAAACATTAAATACATCATCAATCATCTACTCGTCTTTCCAAGAGGCTAATTTCGTCATTATAAAGCGGGAAAACTTATTGAGGTTCATTgactttttaaaaatataaagagaaatatacTCAATCACTATCATTGAATTGACCCGACTACTTTGTCTATTCTATAAAAGaataatcaaaaaaaaaaaaatatcaacaaaGGACATcactttaatgattttttttataaatatttaaaatattcactGTTTACATTCACATCAATCATTAACCAAAGGATGTAGAGTTTTAAATAGAGTTTGAAATAGTGCATATCATAAATTGTGTCATAATCATTAAAAAAAGGATTAATTGACTTGACCCACTTTCATTGTCTATTCTTTGAAAgaataatcaaagaaaaaaaaatccacttAAATCACTCACATTTACTTACTTAATgttccaaaaaaaaattatcaatcaagGATGTCACTTTTATGAgtttttataaatatttgaaatgtcacACGTATTGTTGAAAATTATACGTGCAGTGGTTGTTTCCACAGTTTACCTTCACATCAatcataaatcaaaatatttaaagattTAAAGAGAGTTTAAAATAGTCATAGCACATGTTC
Protein-coding sequences here:
- the LOC103975373 gene encoding senescence-induced receptor-like serine/threonine-protein kinase; its protein translation is MMPCLFDSAHPDTKMRSLIFLGFLAAAIQVDAQQGFLSIDCGMEGDSSYNDTATGIVYVPDAKYIDSGVNHKISKTYMDATTPAQAETLRSFPNGSRNCYTIGGIKQGEKYLVRALLLHGSYDGLASVVFDLHLGVNFWRSVNITDASVLLEAEIITVAQEDYFSVCLVNTNSGTPFVSALEVRQISSTDVYRDVNQTNSLVLGTRLNMGDAPNIIRYPDDAYDRFWTPFSNFPYWFNISSSETIQRNPGDEFQVPGAVMATAVTPSDNTSLLLLMSAKPGPVRPEYYVYMHFADFDAPSPNQTRMLDVYVNNELKASNFQPKYLLSTHISLTYDLGTAVEYDIDLNHSGSSTLPPILNAIEVYTLLSLPDTATYENDVDAMMNLKNMYKMTKWQGDPCSPEKFTWSGITCSLSSSEQRQRITSLNLSSLGLNGTIPSDLAKLTAIKSLDLSYNNFTGPIPSFLANLESLSMLNLSHNQLNGSIPDDLYDRQKNGLFLLKTDNNPQLCQHGATCNVRVDDEKKSKKIATPVIVAIAVIGAVLVALLILFLVYLAKRRRPNAPRSQTPASPLKLEELKAMEEKPVGVDGRRFTYEELKNITNNFGRVLGKGGFGTVYYGRLLNGTEVAVKISSRYTTAEAMAWSPMSQTSDSAMAGTKEFLAEVSLLSRIHHRNLVSLIGCCMDNSVLGLVYEYVAEGTLKDHLSDKAGGGLNWRQRLHIAIETALGLEYLHKGCRPPIIHRDVKTNNILLDHNLEAKIADFGLSKAFQTDASTHVSTDVVVGTPGYVDPEYHNTFQLNEKSDVYSFGIVLLELVTGQPPVLRSPESGHIVQWVRQRLTNADISEVVDSRLEGQYDINSIVKVIDIAMSCINTDGSKRPTMSEVVMQLKESLQAEASQVRGNSDSDLVEGGVCKSSNDSVEMARLDVTNIMIGPMAR